In Ananas comosus cultivar F153 unplaced genomic scaffold, ASM154086v1, whole genome shotgun sequence, a genomic segment contains:
- the LOC109704809 gene encoding probable GTP diphosphokinase RSH2, chloroplastic, with protein MSVPAIAIYASAPGGLCFAPDFDLAPRQPPPPQPHSASGGAAVAGGLSCLFSSPAGPRHASSLSSPSYSGRDEPDELGSSYSYTSLKCRNPSPVSVFHSPVSYGGSSRSPPLARASREWREWRARRDRLFNGFIRNALGSCLDYAPQSPKSVGEGRLDVEELPFELDENLVEIERFCDPYTKKMLVEAQSRHKIFHEELVVKAFYEAETAHRGQMRASGDPYLQHCVETAVLLAKIGANPTVVAAGLLHDALDDSFMDYDHIFHVVGSGVADLVEGVSKLSQLSKLARDNNTANKSIEADRLHTMFLAMADARAVLVKLADRLHNMMTLEALPVAKRLRFAKETMEIFVPLASRLGIYSWKEQLENICFRILNPGEHKALSSKLVKTFDEALISEAIARLKNSLDDRSISYHLLSGRHKSLYSIYNKMLKKKITMDEIHDIHGLRLVVENEEDCYRSLDVVHKLWPVVLGRFKDYIAHPKINGYQSLHTVVLSEGMVPFEVQIRTREMHLQAEYGLAAHWRYKEGSCKHSFVLQMVEWARWVVTWQCETMRTDRSFSFGDNNKIRPPCPFPSHSDDCPYSYALQCNHEGPIFVIVLDNEKMSVQEFPEKSTMSDLLERVGGASSRWTHYNFPLKEELRPRLNNEPVSNPSQKLNMGDVVELTPALPRKALTEYREEIQRMYEGQLNLSGRHFRSN; from the exons ATGTCGGTGCCCGCGATCGCCATCTACGCCAGCGCCCCCGGCGGCCTCTGCTTCGCCCCCGACTTCGACCTCGCCCCccggcagccgccgccgccgcagccgcactCCGCCTCCGGCGGCGCCGCAGTCGCCGGAGGTCTCTCGTGCCTCTTCTCCTCCCCCGCCGGCCCCCGCCATGCGTCGTCGCTGTCGTCGCCGAGCTACTCCGGCCGCGACGAGCCCGACGAGCTGGGGAGCTCGTATTCATACACCTCCCTCAAGTGCCGGAACCCTAGCCCTGTGTCGGTGTTCCATAGCCCCGTCTCCTATGGCGGATCTTCTCGAAGCCCGCCGTTGGCTAGAGCTTCTCGGGAGTGGAGGGAGTGGAGAGCCCGACGAGATCGGCTCTTCAATGGATTCATTAGGAACGCATTGGGTTCTTGCCTGGATTATGCCCCCCAGAGCCCCAAATCGGTAGGGGAAGGGCGGCTTGATGTCGAGGAATTACCGTTTGAATTGGATGAGAATTTGGTAGAGATAGAGCGCTTTTGCGATCCATACACAAAGAAAATGCTTGTTGAGGCTCAATCGCGGCATAAGATCTTCCATGAGGAGTTGGTGGTGAAAGCTTTCTATGAAGCAGAGACAGCTCACAGGGGTCAG ATGAGGGCGAGCGGAGATCCCTACTTGCAGCATTGTGTCGAGACCGCAGTTCTACTAGCAAAGATTGGTGCTAACCCGACGGTAGTCGCTGCGGGACTCTTACATGATGCTCTAGATGATTCTTTTATGGATTATGATCATATCTTCCATGTGGTTGGATCTGGTGTAGCCGACCTTGTTGAAGGG GTCTCAAAACTAAGCCAATTAAGCAAGCTTGCTCGCGACAATAACACGGCAAACAAAAGTATCGAGGCGGACCGCCTACACACAATGTTTCTCGCTATGGCTGATGCCAGAGCTGTTCTTGTGAAGCTAGCGGACCGACTGCACAACATGATGACTTTGGAGGCATTACCCGTAGCCAAACGACTGAGATTTGCGAAGGAGACTATGGAGATTTTTGTTCCTTTGGCGAGTAGATTGGGAATCTATAGTTGGAAGGAGCAGCTGGAGAATATCTGCTTCAGGATTTTAAATCCAGGGGAGCACAAAGCGCTGTCCTCCAAACTAGTAAAGACATTTGATGAAGCACTTATTTCAGAAGCGATAGCAAGACTAAAAAACAGTCTCGACGATAGAAGCATTTCTTATCATCTTCTATCTGGGAGGCATAAGAGCTTGTATAGTATTTACAACAAGATGCTAAA GAAGAAGATAACCATGGATGAGATCCACGATATCCATGGACTACGATTGGTAGTTGAAAACGAAGAAGACTGCTACCGATCACTGGATGTGGTTCATAAGTTATGGCCCGTAGTACTTGGGAGGTTCAAGGACTACATTGCTCACCCCAAAATAAATGG GTACCAATCTCTGCACACTGTCGTTCTTAGTGAAGGCATGGTCCCATTCGAAGTTCAAATTCGAACAAGGGAGATGCATTTGCAAGCCGAATATGGGCTTGCTGCTCATTGGAGGTACAAGGAAGGTAGCTGCAAGCACTCATTTGTGCTCCAAATGGTGGAGTGGGCTAGATGGGTCGTTACCTGGCAATGCGAGACGATGAGGACTGACCGGTCTTTTTCGTTCGGTGACAATAACAAGATTAGGCCGCCATGTCCGTTTCCATCTCATTCTGATGACTGCCCTTATTCATATGCACTCCAGTGCAACCACGAAGGCCCCATTTTCGTCATAGTGCTGGATAATGAGAAG ATGTCAGTGCAGGAATTTCCGGAGAAGTCGACCATGAGTGATCTATTAGAAAGGGTTGGTGGAGCGAGCTCTAGGTGGACCCATTACAACTTTCCTCTGAAAGAAGAGCTGAGGCCGAGATTGAACAATGAACCAGTGAGCAACCCGAGCCAGAAGCTGAATATGGGGGATGTGGTGGAGCTGACGCCGGCTCTGCCCCGCAAGGCCTTGACGGAGTATAGGGAGGAAATCCAGCGAATGTATGAAGGACAACTCAATTTGTCCGGTCGGCACTTCCGTAGTAACTGA